A single region of the Solwaraspora sp. WMMD406 genome encodes:
- a CDS encoding single-stranded DNA-binding protein, giving the protein MFDTYVTIVGNVLTAPEWRRTTQTNTLVANFKVASTARRLDRENNRWVDGNSLRVRVNCWRKLAEGVASSIMLGDPVVVVGRLYTRDWVDGEGNNRIQYEMEAVAVGHDLARGRSRFMRNRPTLATSEVEQGDAERRVHGEATTDVSPDEVPPTGNELFDADDDPTFAEPSRPSPVEGAPPLAANGRPAVTLAIDVLAAAARTTAEPADTRGDAADTRAVHTRAGGTVGGVVEEDVVEESVGGYADPSAADDPATDPAGEQFDSPGEEPAEESDAAESPQRPSPSPNTSTSRGRRAPRRTPVPV; this is encoded by the coding sequence ATGTTCGACACTTATGTAACGATTGTCGGTAACGTTCTGACGGCACCGGAGTGGCGGCGGACCACCCAGACGAACACCTTGGTCGCCAACTTCAAGGTGGCCTCCACGGCCCGGCGACTCGACCGGGAAAACAACCGGTGGGTCGACGGCAACAGCCTGCGGGTCCGCGTCAACTGCTGGCGCAAGCTCGCCGAAGGCGTCGCCTCCTCGATCATGCTCGGTGATCCGGTGGTCGTCGTCGGCCGGCTCTACACCCGCGACTGGGTGGACGGCGAGGGCAACAACCGGATCCAGTACGAGATGGAAGCCGTCGCCGTCGGCCACGACCTCGCCCGTGGCCGGTCCAGGTTCATGCGTAACCGGCCCACCCTCGCCACCAGCGAGGTCGAGCAGGGCGACGCGGAACGCCGGGTGCACGGCGAAGCCACCACGGACGTGTCGCCCGACGAGGTGCCGCCAACCGGCAACGAACTGTTCGACGCCGACGACGATCCCACCTTCGCGGAGCCGTCCAGGCCCTCGCCGGTCGAAGGCGCACCGCCACTCGCCGCCAACGGTCGGCCGGCGGTCACCCTCGCGATCGACGTCCTCGCCGCCGCCGCCCGGACCACGGCCGAGCCAGCCGACACCCGAGGTGACGCGGCTGACACCCGTGCGGTCCACACGCGAGCCGGCGGCACCGTTGGCGGTGTGGTCGAAGAGGACGTGGTGGAGGAATCAGTCGGCGGCTACGCGGACCCGTCGGCAGCGGACGACCCGGCCACCGACCCGGCCGGCGAGCAGTTCGACAGCCCGGGGGAGGAGCCGGCCGAAGAGTCGGACGCGGCCGAATCGCCGCAGCGCCCAAGCCCGAGCCCGAACACGAGCACGAGCCGGGGGCGGCGGGCACCTCGCCGTACCCCCGTCCCGGTCTGA
- a CDS encoding glycosyltransferase family 2 protein has product MTAATRQLTRDSGRRIPRYERHDFAPRRSRYAVVVPVINEGERLRAQVRRMYDCGHGLDVLIADGGSTDGSLAEDFLAAHGVRSVLVKTGPGRLSAQLRMAFAAALADGYQGVITLDGNGKDGVEAIARFRARLDDGYDYVQGSRFVPGGSAVNTPWSRYLGIRLLHAPMLSAGGRTWYTDTTNGFRGHSARLLTDPRVGVFRDVFDAYELLAYLPVRAAQLGLRVCEVPVTRAYPAGAVPTKIKGWSGNLDLLAVAARAATGRYNP; this is encoded by the coding sequence ATGACCGCCGCCACTCGACAGCTCACCCGGGACAGCGGCCGGCGGATCCCGCGCTACGAAAGGCACGACTTCGCCCCCCGGCGTAGCCGCTACGCGGTGGTGGTCCCAGTGATCAACGAGGGCGAACGGCTGCGGGCGCAGGTACGCCGAATGTACGACTGCGGTCACGGCCTGGACGTGTTGATCGCCGACGGAGGCAGCACCGACGGTTCCCTCGCCGAGGACTTCCTGGCCGCCCACGGCGTACGGTCTGTGCTGGTCAAGACCGGTCCGGGGCGGCTCAGCGCCCAACTGCGGATGGCCTTCGCGGCAGCCCTGGCCGACGGCTACCAGGGGGTGATCACCCTGGACGGCAACGGCAAGGACGGCGTCGAGGCGATCGCGCGGTTCCGGGCCAGGCTCGACGACGGGTACGACTACGTGCAGGGTTCCCGCTTTGTTCCCGGTGGCTCGGCGGTGAACACGCCGTGGTCGCGGTATCTGGGTATCCGCCTGCTGCACGCGCCGATGCTGTCGGCCGGCGGGCGAACCTGGTACACCGACACCACCAACGGGTTCCGGGGCCACTCGGCACGGCTGTTGACCGATCCCCGGGTCGGCGTGTTCCGGGACGTGTTCGACGCGTACGAACTGTTGGCGTACCTGCCGGTGCGGGCGGCCCAGTTGGGTCTACGGGTCTGTGAGGTGCCGGTGACTCGGGCCTACCCGGCCGGGGCGGTGCCGACCAAGATCAAAGGCTGGTCCGGGAACCTGGACCTGCTGGCCGTCGCGGCCCGCGCGGCTACCGGCCGCTACAACCCATAG
- a CDS encoding M48 family metallopeptidase — translation MTADNGGAAADSGGAAAGNGETTASDAGAATPAKRRIVLTGISSRAWEHPADRGALTALRELRGFDDVVKTFFGMWNERAFRLSYLASSIRVDHRQYPRVYRLFAEAAASLDVPELPELFVTQSPVLGARAIGLDRPFIVLDSACVQQLDDEELRTLLGHELGHVRSGHAVYQTILTILTRWATNLAWLPVGAIALRAIIAAMLEWWRKAELSADRAGLLAAQDPAASLRLLMKLAGGGDLTQIDTAAFLEQAAEYDGGGDLRDSLHKLRMTAWSTHPVPVARAAALRDWIDSGGYGRVLAGDYPRRADDANASVSEEIKAAAQAYREQFSRTQDPLAGLLRRLGGGAADLGEWASGAAGRARSWMGAASASRTEDNWPGATASDPRRPSPPPPPA, via the coding sequence ATGACCGCAGACAACGGTGGAGCAGCCGCAGACAGTGGTGGAGCGGCCGCCGGCAACGGCGAGACGACCGCGAGCGACGCCGGCGCGGCGACGCCGGCCAAGCGCCGGATCGTACTGACCGGGATCAGTTCCCGCGCCTGGGAGCACCCGGCCGACCGGGGCGCGTTGACCGCGCTGCGGGAACTGCGCGGCTTCGACGACGTCGTCAAGACGTTCTTCGGCATGTGGAACGAGCGGGCGTTCCGCCTGTCTTACCTGGCGTCGTCGATCCGGGTGGACCACCGGCAGTACCCCCGGGTGTACCGGCTGTTCGCCGAGGCGGCGGCCAGCCTCGACGTGCCGGAACTGCCGGAACTGTTCGTCACCCAGTCGCCGGTGCTCGGCGCCAGGGCGATCGGGCTGGACCGCCCGTTCATCGTGCTCGACAGCGCCTGCGTGCAGCAGCTCGACGACGAGGAACTGCGCACCCTGCTCGGCCACGAACTCGGCCACGTCCGCAGCGGCCACGCCGTCTACCAGACGATTCTCACCATTCTGACCCGCTGGGCGACGAACCTGGCCTGGCTGCCGGTCGGCGCGATCGCGCTGCGGGCGATCATCGCGGCGATGCTCGAATGGTGGCGCAAGGCGGAGCTGTCCGCCGACCGGGCCGGCCTGCTGGCCGCCCAGGACCCGGCTGCTTCGCTGCGGCTGCTGATGAAGCTCGCCGGTGGCGGCGACCTGACCCAGATCGACACCGCAGCCTTCCTGGAGCAGGCCGCCGAGTACGACGGCGGCGGCGACCTGCGCGACAGCCTGCACAAGCTGCGGATGACGGCGTGGAGCACCCACCCGGTGCCGGTGGCCCGGGCGGCGGCACTGCGCGACTGGATCGACTCGGGCGGGTACGGCCGGGTACTGGCCGGCGACTATCCGCGCCGCGCCGACGATGCCAACGCCTCTGTGTCGGAGGAGATCAAAGCAGCTGCCCAGGCGTACCGGGAGCAGTTCAGCCGTACCCAGGATCCGCTCGCCGGGTTGCTGCGCCGTCTCGGCGGCGGCGCGGCCGACCTGGGGGAGTGGGCCAGCGGAGCGGCGGGACGGGCGCGTTCCTGGATGGGCGCGGCCAGCGCCAGCCGTACCGAGGACAACTGGCCGGGGGCGACCGCCAGCGACCCCCGCCGCCCGTCGCCCCCACCACCACCGGCCTGA
- a CDS encoding cobyric acid synthase — translation MTGGGLLVAGTTSDAGKSVLTAGICRWLARKGVRVAPFKAQNMSNNSAVVLGPDGRAGEIGRAQAMQAAACGLTPEVRFNPVLLKPGSDRSSQVVLLGEAVDTVTATNYRPVRSRLAATAHAILAELRAEYDVVICEGAGSPTEINLRQGDFVNLGLARRAGLPAIVVGDIDRGGVFAAMFGTVALLSADDQALVSGFVINKFRGDPGLLEPGLDMLRQVTGRPTYGVLPWEPRVWLDGEDSLAYGTTLGRPTPPYGRDTLRVAAIRLPRVSNATDLEALAAEPGVRVRLTADPAEVAAADLVVLPGSKSTVDDLDWLRATGLADVVTAHAAAGRPLLGICGGYQMLARVIHDDVESRRGSVPGLGLLPIEIRFARRKTLAHARGTTYGPADDTDTAADTADGPVPVRGYEIHHGYVSHRDPGTRPLFTDAAGRGEGARVGSVSGTHWHGAFESDEFRRRYLTEAAHQAGRHGFTLAPDTNFSDLRLRGLDLLGDLVEEHLDTDALWRLITSGPPAGLPFLPPGAPEPY, via the coding sequence ATGACCGGCGGCGGACTGCTCGTCGCCGGCACCACCTCCGACGCCGGCAAGAGCGTGCTCACCGCCGGCATCTGCCGCTGGTTGGCCCGCAAAGGGGTCAGAGTCGCCCCGTTCAAAGCGCAGAACATGTCCAACAACTCGGCCGTCGTACTCGGACCGGACGGCCGGGCCGGTGAGATCGGCCGCGCCCAGGCGATGCAGGCCGCCGCCTGCGGGCTGACCCCCGAGGTCCGGTTCAACCCGGTGCTGCTCAAACCCGGCAGCGACCGGTCCAGCCAGGTCGTCCTGCTCGGCGAAGCCGTCGACACCGTCACCGCGACCAACTACCGACCGGTGCGGTCCCGCCTCGCCGCCACCGCTCACGCCATCCTCGCCGAGCTGCGCGCCGAATACGACGTGGTGATCTGCGAAGGCGCCGGCAGCCCCACCGAGATCAACCTGCGCCAGGGCGACTTCGTCAACCTCGGACTCGCCCGCCGGGCCGGCCTACCGGCGATCGTCGTCGGCGACATCGACCGGGGTGGCGTCTTCGCCGCCATGTTCGGCACCGTCGCACTGCTCAGCGCCGACGACCAGGCGCTCGTCAGCGGCTTCGTGATCAACAAGTTCCGAGGCGACCCGGGTCTGCTGGAACCCGGGCTGGACATGCTGCGGCAGGTCACCGGCCGGCCCACGTACGGCGTACTGCCCTGGGAGCCGCGCGTCTGGCTCGACGGCGAGGACTCCCTGGCGTACGGCACGACCCTCGGCCGACCCACGCCACCGTACGGCCGGGACACGCTGCGGGTCGCGGCGATCCGGCTGCCCCGCGTCTCCAACGCCACCGACCTGGAAGCGCTCGCCGCAGAACCCGGCGTACGGGTCCGGCTGACCGCCGACCCGGCCGAGGTGGCCGCCGCCGACCTGGTCGTACTCCCCGGATCCAAGTCGACAGTAGACGATCTGGACTGGTTGCGGGCGACCGGTCTCGCCGACGTGGTCACCGCTCATGCCGCCGCCGGCCGCCCACTGCTCGGCATCTGCGGCGGCTATCAGATGCTCGCCCGGGTGATCCACGACGACGTGGAAAGCCGACGCGGCAGCGTACCCGGCCTCGGCCTGCTGCCGATCGAGATCCGCTTCGCCCGGCGCAAGACCCTGGCCCACGCGCGCGGCACCACCTACGGCCCTGCCGACGACACCGACACCGCCGCTGACACCGCCGACGGGCCGGTCCCGGTGCGCGGCTACGAGATCCATCACGGGTACGTCTCCCACCGTGACCCGGGGACCCGGCCGCTGTTCACCGACGCTGCCGGGCGCGGCGAAGGTGCCCGCGTCGGATCGGTCAGCGGCACCCACTGGCACGGCGCGTTCGAGTCCGACGAGTTCCGCCGCCGCTACCTGACCGAGGCGGCCCACCAGGCCGGCCGACACGGGTTCACCCTCGCACCGGACACCAACTTCAGCGACCTGCGTCTGCGCGGACTCGACCTGCTCGGCGACCTGGTCGAGGAACACCTGGACACCGACGCGCTGTGGCGGCTGATCACCTCCGGGCCGCCCGCCGGCCTGCCATTCCTCCCACCCGGAGCGCCAGAGCCGTACTGA
- a CDS encoding FAD-dependent oxidoreductase has protein sequence MGRDRVSVDTLVFGAGIFGLWATWRRLVQGDSVAVVDIDRRPLARASLINQARGHNGYHYPRSVYTALRSASYYERFLRDFPAAINKRFRSVYAIAAEHSYVDAEHFEKFCATVGVPARRIDSAEFFHAGSVEAAYETDEFGFDAPALRTAMLARLDAYPDRLRWYLGDTVAEAGRDGGIWRTTLRSGTQVESESVVNATYAGTNALLAAFGLPPVPLKYELCEMVLVDAPGHRDVAVTVLDGDFFSLMPFGHTPWHSLSAVAYTPHVTSPDVLPTFSCQDQVADCGPAALANCGTCPARPASSYPYMHTLTRRFLPTAGRLRQVESLFTVKSVLRTAEVDDSRPTLIRTDCERPSFVTLLSGKVNTIYDLDEALWHSRPS, from the coding sequence ATGGGCAGAGATCGCGTTTCCGTCGATACCCTCGTCTTCGGCGCGGGCATCTTCGGCCTGTGGGCCACATGGCGGCGACTCGTCCAGGGCGATTCCGTCGCGGTGGTCGACATCGACCGGCGGCCGTTGGCGCGGGCCAGCCTGATCAACCAGGCCCGTGGCCACAACGGCTATCACTACCCGCGCAGCGTCTACACGGCCCTGCGCTCAGCCAGCTACTACGAGCGGTTCCTCCGCGACTTCCCCGCCGCGATCAACAAACGCTTCCGATCCGTGTACGCCATCGCCGCAGAACACTCCTACGTGGATGCCGAGCATTTCGAGAAATTCTGTGCCACGGTAGGGGTGCCGGCCAGACGGATCGACTCTGCGGAGTTCTTCCACGCCGGCAGCGTCGAGGCCGCGTACGAAACCGACGAGTTCGGTTTCGACGCGCCCGCGCTGCGTACGGCGATGCTGGCCCGCCTCGACGCATACCCGGACCGGCTGCGGTGGTATCTGGGTGACACCGTGGCCGAAGCCGGGCGTGACGGCGGGATCTGGCGGACGACGCTGCGATCCGGCACCCAGGTGGAATCCGAGTCGGTCGTCAACGCGACCTACGCCGGCACCAACGCCCTCCTCGCCGCGTTCGGCCTGCCGCCGGTGCCACTCAAGTACGAACTCTGCGAAATGGTGCTGGTCGACGCCCCGGGCCACCGGGACGTGGCCGTCACCGTACTGGACGGTGACTTCTTCTCCCTCATGCCGTTCGGACACACTCCGTGGCACAGCCTCAGCGCCGTCGCCTACACACCCCACGTGACCAGCCCCGACGTCCTGCCGACCTTCTCCTGTCAGGACCAAGTGGCGGACTGCGGGCCAGCTGCCCTGGCCAACTGCGGAACCTGTCCCGCCCGACCGGCCAGCAGCTATCCCTACATGCACACACTCACCCGTCGGTTCCTTCCCACGGCAGGCCGGCTGCGCCAGGTGGAAAGCCTGTTCACGGTCAAGTCCGTGCTCCGTACGGCGGAGGTCGACGATTCCCGCCCGACCCTGATCCGGACAGATTGCGAACGTCCCTCGTTCGTCACGTTGCTCAGCGGCAAGGTGAACACGATCTACGACCTCGATGAGGCGCTATGGCATTCAAGACCTTCGTGA
- a CDS encoding cobalamin biosynthesis protein: MLAGYALDALLGDPRRLHPVAGYGRFAGTLERRMYRPSRRAGAAYTAVAVGTPVLAAAAASALTRHRPVARAVLVAGATWAVLGGRTLRTEAGVMSKALRRGDVPAARRRLSHLCGRDPSALDAPELARATVESVAENTSDAVVAPLFWGAVAGLPGLVGYRAANTLDAMVGHRSPRYEQFGTASARLDDALNLVPSRLTGLAAVTWAPAVKGDRSRAWHVWRRDRADHPSPNAGQCEAAFAGALGVRLGGRNVYAGRTDVRPFLGDGPRPSPRHIKRAARLSGLVGHTAAVLPLVLPFAGLAVRALARTVTRRALAGTVINRALARSTARPPGPPRPPGPSSR, from the coding sequence ATGCTCGCCGGGTACGCCCTCGACGCCCTGCTCGGCGACCCGCGCCGGCTGCACCCGGTCGCCGGCTACGGCCGGTTCGCCGGCACCCTGGAACGCCGGATGTACCGGCCGTCGCGGCGAGCGGGAGCGGCGTACACGGCGGTGGCGGTCGGCACGCCGGTGCTGGCGGCGGCGGCCGCGTCCGCGCTGACCCGACACCGCCCGGTGGCCCGGGCCGTGCTCGTCGCCGGTGCTACCTGGGCGGTCCTGGGCGGCCGGACCCTTCGCACCGAAGCGGGCGTGATGTCCAAGGCACTGCGCCGGGGCGACGTACCGGCCGCTCGGCGGCGGCTCAGCCACCTCTGCGGCCGGGACCCGTCGGCGCTCGACGCCCCGGAACTCGCCCGCGCCACCGTCGAATCCGTCGCCGAGAACACCTCCGACGCCGTCGTCGCCCCACTGTTCTGGGGCGCGGTCGCCGGACTGCCCGGCCTGGTCGGCTACCGGGCCGCCAACACCCTCGACGCGATGGTCGGCCACCGGTCACCCCGCTACGAACAGTTCGGCACCGCGTCGGCCCGGCTCGACGACGCACTCAACCTGGTGCCGTCCCGGCTGACCGGGCTGGCGGCGGTCACCTGGGCACCGGCCGTCAAAGGCGACCGGTCGCGGGCCTGGCACGTCTGGCGGCGCGACCGCGCCGACCATCCCAGCCCCAACGCCGGGCAGTGCGAGGCGGCGTTCGCCGGTGCGCTCGGCGTACGGCTCGGCGGCCGCAACGTCTACGCCGGCCGCACCGACGTCCGCCCCTTCCTCGGCGACGGTCCCCGCCCGTCACCCCGCCACATCAAACGGGCCGCCCGGCTGTCCGGCCTGGTCGGGCACACCGCCGCCGTACTGCCGCTGGTCCTGCCATTCGCCGGGCTCGCGGTCCGTGCCCTGGCCCGCACGGTGACCAGACGCGCCCTGGCCGGCACAGTGATCAACCGCGCCCTGGCCCGGTCGACGGCCAGACCGCCCGGCCCGCCCAGACCGCCCGGCCCGTCCAGCCGATGA
- a CDS encoding sugar phosphate isomerase/epimerase family protein: MKVAVSNIAWEPVDDEKVADLLRHAGVAGIEVAPTKIWPDLAAATLDQARAYGQSWARAGLPVVAAQSLLYGRPDLTLFGPDREEFVAYLCRVIDLCAAMGATALVFGSPRNRQRHGLPVETADDIAADVFGRLAHRADAAGTSLCLEANPAAYGADYLTRAEEAATLVATVDSPGLRLHLDTACMALAGDDAGASVHRFAPLLRHAHLSEPDLGPVGTPDHRHAEFVAALRTVGYQGYVSVEMRPSDGDRVAAVERAARYAVALCGDRP; this comes from the coding sequence ATGAAGGTGGCGGTCAGCAACATCGCATGGGAGCCCGTCGACGACGAGAAGGTCGCCGACCTGCTGCGTCACGCCGGAGTAGCGGGCATCGAGGTGGCGCCCACGAAGATCTGGCCGGATCTGGCCGCCGCGACCCTCGACCAGGCCCGCGCGTACGGGCAGTCGTGGGCCCGTGCCGGTCTGCCGGTGGTCGCCGCCCAGTCGCTGCTGTACGGGCGCCCCGATCTCACCTTGTTCGGACCGGATCGGGAGGAGTTCGTCGCCTACCTGTGCCGGGTGATCGACCTGTGCGCGGCGATGGGCGCCACCGCGTTGGTCTTCGGCAGCCCGCGAAACCGGCAACGGCACGGCCTTCCGGTCGAGACGGCCGACGACATCGCCGCCGACGTCTTCGGCCGGTTGGCGCACCGGGCGGACGCGGCCGGGACCAGTCTCTGCCTGGAGGCCAACCCGGCGGCCTACGGCGCCGACTACCTCACGCGGGCGGAGGAAGCAGCCACGCTGGTGGCCACGGTCGACTCACCCGGGCTCCGGCTGCACCTCGACACGGCCTGCATGGCGCTGGCCGGGGACGACGCGGGGGCCTCCGTACACCGGTTCGCCCCGCTGCTGCGCCACGCGCACCTGAGCGAGCCGGACCTGGGACCGGTCGGCACCCCCGACCATCGGCACGCGGAATTCGTCGCGGCGCTGCGGACGGTGGGTTACCAGGGATACGTCAGCGTGGAGATGCGTCCGTCGGACGGTGATCGGGTGGCGGCTGTGGAACGTGCCGCACGGTACGCCGTCGCGCTCTGCGGTGACCGGCCATGA
- a CDS encoding NAD-dependent epimerase/dehydratase family protein codes for MLTGLVGHTGFVGGNLARQRTYDVEVNRATVDAIDGHRFARLVISAAPGVKWRANADPDADSDAIDTLVTHLRTTSADQAVLISTVDVYPQPQGVDETTPVEPNDHPQAYGRNRLRLEEFVQRHYPRCLVLRLPALFGPGLRKNLIYDLANGRTEEFCHRDSTFQFYDLRRLTADLDLAAAAGLTVLNLATEPLAAQTVAQEAFGRTLSCDTVARIDYDVRTRHGAVFGVEGPYVSGGDEVLARLRAFAGDLDRDRVAA; via the coding sequence ATGCTCACAGGCCTGGTGGGTCACACCGGATTCGTCGGCGGCAACCTCGCCCGACAACGCACCTACGACGTCGAGGTCAACCGGGCCACCGTCGACGCGATCGACGGGCACCGGTTTGCCCGGCTCGTCATCAGCGCCGCGCCCGGCGTGAAGTGGCGCGCGAACGCCGACCCGGACGCCGACAGCGACGCCATCGACACGCTGGTGACGCACCTGCGGACCACCTCGGCCGATCAGGCCGTCCTCATCTCCACCGTCGACGTCTACCCGCAGCCGCAGGGCGTCGACGAAACCACACCTGTCGAACCGAACGACCATCCGCAGGCGTACGGCCGCAACCGGCTTCGGCTGGAAGAGTTCGTCCAACGGCACTATCCCCGCTGCCTGGTGCTCCGCCTGCCCGCCCTGTTCGGACCGGGCCTGCGCAAGAACCTCATCTACGACCTGGCCAACGGGCGTACCGAAGAGTTCTGCCACCGGGACTCGACCTTCCAGTTCTACGACCTACGGCGACTGACCGCCGACCTCGACCTGGCGGCCGCAGCGGGACTGACCGTGCTCAACCTGGCCACCGAGCCGCTCGCCGCGCAGACCGTGGCGCAGGAGGCTTTCGGCCGGACGCTGAGCTGCGACACGGTGGCCCGGATCGACTACGACGTACGTACCCGGCACGGTGCGGTGTTCGGCGTCGAGGGGCCCTACGTCAGCGGCGGCGACGAGGTGCTGGCCCGGCTGCGGGCGTTCGCCGGGGACCTGGATCGGGACCGGGTGGCGGCATGA
- a CDS encoding Uma2 family endonuclease, with translation MMAEDEHHQYEISPEGVLSVMPPAGYLHAIIATRLTGWLLAAGIPADRIAQTVGLRIPGKAGGVGGRIPDLVVWSKAQNDGVWLPVTDVLLVVEIISPGSEATDTAAKPIEYADAGIPQYWTIGQDPTQTVTMYRLDGDRYRPAASMPLAWVLNTSPVEHDLD, from the coding sequence ATGATGGCCGAGGACGAGCACCATCAGTACGAGATCAGCCCCGAGGGAGTGCTGTCGGTCATGCCACCGGCCGGGTACCTGCACGCGATCATCGCGACTCGGCTCACCGGCTGGTTGCTCGCCGCCGGCATTCCGGCCGACCGCATCGCCCAGACCGTCGGGCTGCGCATCCCCGGAAAAGCGGGCGGCGTCGGTGGCCGCATTCCTGACCTGGTTGTCTGGAGCAAGGCACAGAACGACGGCGTATGGCTACCCGTCACCGACGTCCTTCTGGTCGTCGAAATCATCTCGCCCGGTTCCGAGGCCACAGACACCGCCGCGAAACCGATCGAGTACGCCGATGCCGGCATCCCCCAGTACTGGACGATCGGCCAGGACCCGACGCAGACCGTCACCATGTACCGCCTCGACGGCGACCGATACCGGCCGGCCGCGAGCATGCCGCTCGCTTGGGTGCTCAACACCAGTCCGGTCGAGCACGACCTCGACTGA
- a CDS encoding glycosyltransferase translates to MAFKTFVSFVLYCRDETALEPFLEQIGPWLTEHFELHELVLVDDNSTDDPTPLVRASATRHRLNAVVIRLARRHGVEAGIKAGLDRAMGDWVFELESPTVDFPLDTLALMYEIGTTSGCDIVTASGDDGPLRSRIFYRLVNRYSDLDTPLRTERLRLTSRRTLLAMLAMREKVRYRKALYAILGHRHEHLRYTRTTVDTPTHRRRQNRETSSLAFDILLSFSNFGPRVAHRLSLMFGALSLAGIGYAIAVFLFKSDPIEGWTTLAILVSGGFTGLFLILGVLGEYLARILIEVRARPMYSVRDVTVCQSAGTTGHTAGPPGPYLREQLTDVPGQGQAATIGAGT, encoded by the coding sequence ATGGCATTCAAGACCTTCGTGAGCTTCGTGCTCTACTGCCGCGACGAGACGGCGCTGGAGCCGTTCCTGGAACAGATCGGACCCTGGCTCACCGAGCATTTCGAACTGCATGAACTGGTGCTGGTCGACGACAACTCGACGGACGATCCCACCCCACTGGTGCGGGCCAGCGCCACCCGGCACCGGCTCAACGCGGTGGTGATCCGGCTGGCCCGGCGGCACGGCGTGGAGGCCGGCATCAAGGCCGGGCTCGACCGGGCCATGGGCGACTGGGTCTTCGAGCTGGAAAGCCCCACCGTGGACTTCCCACTGGACACTCTCGCCCTGATGTACGAGATCGGCACCACCAGCGGCTGCGACATCGTCACCGCCAGCGGCGACGACGGACCGCTCCGCAGCCGGATCTTCTACCGGCTGGTCAACCGGTACAGCGACCTCGACACCCCGCTCCGGACCGAACGTCTGCGGCTGACGTCGCGCCGCACGCTGCTCGCCATGCTCGCCATGCGGGAGAAGGTCCGCTACCGCAAAGCCCTGTACGCGATCCTCGGGCACCGGCACGAGCACCTGCGCTACACCCGGACCACGGTGGACACCCCGACCCATCGCCGTCGGCAGAACCGGGAGACGTCGAGCCTGGCCTTCGACATCCTGCTGTCCTTCTCCAACTTCGGGCCGCGCGTGGCGCACCGGCTGTCCCTGATGTTCGGGGCCCTGTCACTCGCCGGGATCGGCTACGCGATCGCGGTGTTCCTGTTCAAGTCCGACCCCATCGAAGGGTGGACCACGCTGGCGATCCTGGTGTCGGGCGGCTTCACCGGCCTCTTCCTCATCCTCGGCGTGCTCGGCGAGTACCTGGCGCGAATCCTGATCGAGGTGCGGGCCCGGCCGATGTACTCGGTGCGGGACGTGACGGTGTGCCAGTCGGCCGGCACGACAGGGCACACCGCCGGCCCACCCGGGCCGTACCTGCGCGAACAGTTGACCGACGTACCGGGTCAGGGTCAGGCGGCGACGATCGGGGCCGGGACATGA